In Acidobacteriota bacterium, the DNA window AGATGCGCGTGGGAGTTGAACAGCCGCAGCAGCGGCCGCGGCCCCCACTCCAGCACGGTGATGGTCCCCGGATCGAGAAACAGCCGGCGCGAAACCGGCAGCGGGACCCCCAGGACCGCGGCCACCAGCGCCTTGATCGGCCCGACGTGGCTGACCAGGGCGACCGCCCCGCCCGGGAACTCGCCCGCCAGCTCGTCGGCGAGCCCGACGACGCGCCGCTGCACCCCCAGGATCGATTCCCCTCCGGGGGGGGCGGCGGAGGCGTCCGCTTCCCAGCGCTCGAGCAGCGCCGCGTCCTCCGGCCCCAGGTCGCGGACCTCCCCGCGCGTCAGCCCTTCCCAGGATCCGAACGAGCCCTCCGCCAGGCGGGGGTCGCTGCGGACTTCCACCCCGGTCCCCGCTCCGATGGCGGCGGCCGTGTCCCCGGCCCTTCGCATCGGGCTCGAGACGACCCGCCGGAGGGGGATGCGCTCGAACGCTTCCCCGAGGAGGCGCGCCTGGTTCCGGCCGCGCTCGTTCAGCGGCTCGTCCCCCAGCCCGAGATAGCGCATTTCGACGTTCTGGGCCGTTTCGCCGTGGCGCACGAGATACAGCCGCACCGAGCCCCCCGCATCGCCCATCATCCGTTCTCCCGTCCCGGGCCCCCCTTGTGGGGGTGCCGCATCAGTTCGATGAAT includes these proteins:
- a CDS encoding histidine phosphatase family protein codes for the protein MMGDAGGSVRLYLVRHGETAQNVEMRYLGLGDEPLNERGRNQARLLGEAFERIPLRRVVSSPMRRAGDTAAAIGAGTGVEVRSDPRLAEGSFGSWEGLTRGEVRDLGPEDAALLERWEADASAAPPGGESILGVQRRVVGLADELAGEFPGGAVALVSHVGPIKALVAAVLGVPLPVSRRLFLDPGTITVLEWGPRPLLRLFNSHAHLGWTSARWMR